From one Mya arenaria isolate MELC-2E11 chromosome 4, ASM2691426v1 genomic stretch:
- the LOC128230162 gene encoding uncharacterized transporter slc-17.2-like isoform X1 → MAEGALETEKGLLNETKKKPKKAACLSKRWTIAYMGMWFGVLGYGLNTNMSVAIVCMASTTHNTSSSDVTSPLSEGNATDLSFLKNGTYDIGHAEKHNETQLKDNIDDHDSITYIDDDNQITEKGNERNTVNVDILQCAEIGSESYKQNAEFSWDKRTQSFILSGFFYGYIFVQIVGGWAAGRFGGKLMIGAFMGLGSLVTLLIPSLARTSPYALVAARVVIGMSAGLALPGWFKLTAVWARENERTRFISIVWFGQILGAILGYTSSGLLCVYGFDNGWGSIFYIYGAFGVLFVACWWFIVQETPSSDLKNNETEIQLLKKTLDESVNRTPAKTVIPTVPWLDMVTYTPIYGPLVAHICDTWTFYLILTCLPQYIKEVLKFDIQSNGVFSSLPFLSMMVGIALSGLLADQIRTRKLLSITKIRKLLQTVSFLGVATCISVPGFLTCEERYLVIVLLCLCTFFGGIGVASGYTCTYVDMSPRFSPILFGISNTVASIPGIFAPLVVAEVTKNQSSEEWRIVLLTAAGVSVFGTIVYDLLASSELAPWSDRMEFEIEISLDKDQKSEL, encoded by the exons ATGGCGGAAGGTGCCCTAGAAACCGAAAAGGGGTTGTTAAATG AAACCAAAAAGAAACCAAAGAAAGCCGCGTGTCTTTCAAAGAGATGGACAATTGCGTACATGGGGATGTGGTTTGGTGTCCTGGGATACGGGCTCAACACTAACATGAGTGTGGCCATTGTGTGCATGGCCAGCACTACCCACAATACGTCCTCCAGTGATGTTACATCGCCGCTCAGTGAAGGGAATGCAACTGATCTTTCTTTTCTCAAAAATGGCACATATGACATAGGGCACGCagaaaaacacaatgaaacTCAACTTAAGGATAACATTGATGATCATGACTCTATCACATATATTGACGATGATAACCAAATAACCGAAAAAGGGAATGAAAGAAACACTGTCAATGTTGACATATTGCAATGCGCTGAGATCGGATCAGAATCTTATAAACAG AATGCGGAATTCTCATGGGACAAAAGAACACAATCGTTTATACTATCAGGATTTTTCTACGGTTACATCTTTGTCCAGATCGTCGGCGGATGGGCAGCGGGGCGGTTCGGTGGAAAGTTGATGATTGGCGCGTTTATGGGGTTGGGCTCTCTCGTCACATTACTCATCCCATCCCTTGCGAGGACCAGCCCGTACGCCTTGGTTGCTGCAAGGGTCGTAATTGGAATGAGTGCG GGTCTAGCGCTACCGGGTTGGTTCAAATTGACGGCTGTCTGGGCGCGTGAGAATGAAAGAACGAGATTCATCTCGATAGTATGGTTCG GTCAGATTCTTGGTGCAATTCTCGGTTACACATCATCGGGTCTTCTCTGTGTGTATGGATTCGACAACGGATGGGGGTCTATATTCTATATATACG GTGCGTTCGGTGTACTTTTTGTTGCTTGTTGGTGGTTTATCGTGCAAGAAACTCCAAGCAGTGACCTGAAGAACAATGAAACAGAAATACAGCTTTTGAAAAAGACTTTAGATGAATCCGTCAACAGAACCCCAGCTAAAACAGTG ATTCCCACAGTGCCTTGGTTGGATATGGTCACGTATACACCAATATATGGACCGCTGGTCGCACATATTTGTGACACGTGGACCTTTTACCTCATTTTAACGTGTCTACCTCAATATATCAAAGAAGTGCTCAAATTTGACATTCAGAGC AATGGTGTCTTCTCGTCGCTGCCCTTCCTCAGTATGATGGTGGGAATAGCTCTCTCAGGACTTCTAGCTGACCAAATCAGGACGAGGAAACTACTTTCTATCACAAAAATAAGGAAACTTCTACAAACTGTCT CATTCCTAGGCGTTGCTACATGTATATCCGTCCCTGGTTTCCTTACCTGCGAGGAAAGGTATCTTGTGATAGTACTCCTGTGTCTGTGTACGTTCTTCGGAGGTATTGGAGTAGCAAGTGGATACACCTGTACATACGTCGATATGTCGCCCAG GTTTTCACCAATTTTATTCGGGATCTCCAACACAGTTGCATCCATTCCTGGTATATTTGCTCCATTGGTAGTTGCAGAAGTCACAAAGAAT cAAAGCAGTGAGGAGTGGCGTATTGTCCTGTTGACTGCTGCTGGTGTTTCTGTATTCGGGACAATCGTGTATGACCTCTTGGCTTCCAGTGAACTCGCTCCATGGTCGGATAGAATGGAGTTTGAAATCGAAATTAGTTTGGACAAAGACCAAAAGTCTGAATTATGA
- the LOC128230162 gene encoding uncharacterized transporter slc-17.2-like isoform X4, with protein MAEGALETEKGLLNETKKKPKKAACLSKRWTIAYMGMWFGVLGYGLNTNMSVAIVCMASTTHNTSSSDVTSPLSEGNATDLSFLKNGTYDIGHAEKHNETQLKDNIDDHDSITYIDDDNQITEKGNERNTVNVDILQCAEIGSESYKQNAEFSWDKRTQSFILSGFFYGYIFVQIVGGWAAGRFGGKLMIGAFMGLGSLVTLLIPSLARTSPYALVAARVVIGMSAGLALPGWFKLTAVWARENERTRFISIVWFGQILGAILGYTSSGLLCVYGFDNGWGSIFYIYGAFGVLFVACWWFIVQETPSSDLKNNETEIQLLKKTLDESVNRTPAKTVNGVFSSLPFLSMMVGIALSGLLADQIRTRKLLSITKIRKLLQTVSFLGVATCISVPGFLTCEERYLVIVLLCLCTFFGGIGVASGYTCTYVDMSPRFSPILFGISNTVASIPGIFAPLVVAEVTKNQSSEEWRIVLLTAAGVSVFGTIVYDLLASSELAPWSDRMEFEIEISLDKDQKSEL; from the exons ATGGCGGAAGGTGCCCTAGAAACCGAAAAGGGGTTGTTAAATG AAACCAAAAAGAAACCAAAGAAAGCCGCGTGTCTTTCAAAGAGATGGACAATTGCGTACATGGGGATGTGGTTTGGTGTCCTGGGATACGGGCTCAACACTAACATGAGTGTGGCCATTGTGTGCATGGCCAGCACTACCCACAATACGTCCTCCAGTGATGTTACATCGCCGCTCAGTGAAGGGAATGCAACTGATCTTTCTTTTCTCAAAAATGGCACATATGACATAGGGCACGCagaaaaacacaatgaaacTCAACTTAAGGATAACATTGATGATCATGACTCTATCACATATATTGACGATGATAACCAAATAACCGAAAAAGGGAATGAAAGAAACACTGTCAATGTTGACATATTGCAATGCGCTGAGATCGGATCAGAATCTTATAAACAG AATGCGGAATTCTCATGGGACAAAAGAACACAATCGTTTATACTATCAGGATTTTTCTACGGTTACATCTTTGTCCAGATCGTCGGCGGATGGGCAGCGGGGCGGTTCGGTGGAAAGTTGATGATTGGCGCGTTTATGGGGTTGGGCTCTCTCGTCACATTACTCATCCCATCCCTTGCGAGGACCAGCCCGTACGCCTTGGTTGCTGCAAGGGTCGTAATTGGAATGAGTGCG GGTCTAGCGCTACCGGGTTGGTTCAAATTGACGGCTGTCTGGGCGCGTGAGAATGAAAGAACGAGATTCATCTCGATAGTATGGTTCG GTCAGATTCTTGGTGCAATTCTCGGTTACACATCATCGGGTCTTCTCTGTGTGTATGGATTCGACAACGGATGGGGGTCTATATTCTATATATACG GTGCGTTCGGTGTACTTTTTGTTGCTTGTTGGTGGTTTATCGTGCAAGAAACTCCAAGCAGTGACCTGAAGAACAATGAAACAGAAATACAGCTTTTGAAAAAGACTTTAGATGAATCCGTCAACAGAACCCCAGCTAAAACAGTG AATGGTGTCTTCTCGTCGCTGCCCTTCCTCAGTATGATGGTGGGAATAGCTCTCTCAGGACTTCTAGCTGACCAAATCAGGACGAGGAAACTACTTTCTATCACAAAAATAAGGAAACTTCTACAAACTGTCT CATTCCTAGGCGTTGCTACATGTATATCCGTCCCTGGTTTCCTTACCTGCGAGGAAAGGTATCTTGTGATAGTACTCCTGTGTCTGTGTACGTTCTTCGGAGGTATTGGAGTAGCAAGTGGATACACCTGTACATACGTCGATATGTCGCCCAG GTTTTCACCAATTTTATTCGGGATCTCCAACACAGTTGCATCCATTCCTGGTATATTTGCTCCATTGGTAGTTGCAGAAGTCACAAAGAAT cAAAGCAGTGAGGAGTGGCGTATTGTCCTGTTGACTGCTGCTGGTGTTTCTGTATTCGGGACAATCGTGTATGACCTCTTGGCTTCCAGTGAACTCGCTCCATGGTCGGATAGAATGGAGTTTGAAATCGAAATTAGTTTGGACAAAGACCAAAAGTCTGAATTATGA
- the LOC128230162 gene encoding sialin-like isoform X2 — protein MAEGALETEKGLLNETKKKPKKAACLSKRWTIAYMGMWFGVLGYGLNTNMSVAIVCMASTTHNTSSSDVTSPLSEGNATDLSFLKNGTYDIGHAEKHNETQLKDNIDDHDSITYIDDDNQITEKGNERNTVNVDILQCAEIGSESYKQNAEFSWDKRTQSFILSGFFYGYIFVQIVGGWAAGRFGGKLMIGAFMGLGSLVTLLIPSLARTSPYALVAARVVIGMSAGLALPGWFKLTAVWARENERTRFISIVWFGAFGVLFVACWWFIVQETPSSDLKNNETEIQLLKKTLDESVNRTPAKTVIPTVPWLDMVTYTPIYGPLVAHICDTWTFYLILTCLPQYIKEVLKFDIQSNGVFSSLPFLSMMVGIALSGLLADQIRTRKLLSITKIRKLLQTVSFLGVATCISVPGFLTCEERYLVIVLLCLCTFFGGIGVASGYTCTYVDMSPRFSPILFGISNTVASIPGIFAPLVVAEVTKNQSSEEWRIVLLTAAGVSVFGTIVYDLLASSELAPWSDRMEFEIEISLDKDQKSEL, from the exons ATGGCGGAAGGTGCCCTAGAAACCGAAAAGGGGTTGTTAAATG AAACCAAAAAGAAACCAAAGAAAGCCGCGTGTCTTTCAAAGAGATGGACAATTGCGTACATGGGGATGTGGTTTGGTGTCCTGGGATACGGGCTCAACACTAACATGAGTGTGGCCATTGTGTGCATGGCCAGCACTACCCACAATACGTCCTCCAGTGATGTTACATCGCCGCTCAGTGAAGGGAATGCAACTGATCTTTCTTTTCTCAAAAATGGCACATATGACATAGGGCACGCagaaaaacacaatgaaacTCAACTTAAGGATAACATTGATGATCATGACTCTATCACATATATTGACGATGATAACCAAATAACCGAAAAAGGGAATGAAAGAAACACTGTCAATGTTGACATATTGCAATGCGCTGAGATCGGATCAGAATCTTATAAACAG AATGCGGAATTCTCATGGGACAAAAGAACACAATCGTTTATACTATCAGGATTTTTCTACGGTTACATCTTTGTCCAGATCGTCGGCGGATGGGCAGCGGGGCGGTTCGGTGGAAAGTTGATGATTGGCGCGTTTATGGGGTTGGGCTCTCTCGTCACATTACTCATCCCATCCCTTGCGAGGACCAGCCCGTACGCCTTGGTTGCTGCAAGGGTCGTAATTGGAATGAGTGCG GGTCTAGCGCTACCGGGTTGGTTCAAATTGACGGCTGTCTGGGCGCGTGAGAATGAAAGAACGAGATTCATCTCGATAGTATGGTTCG GTGCGTTCGGTGTACTTTTTGTTGCTTGTTGGTGGTTTATCGTGCAAGAAACTCCAAGCAGTGACCTGAAGAACAATGAAACAGAAATACAGCTTTTGAAAAAGACTTTAGATGAATCCGTCAACAGAACCCCAGCTAAAACAGTG ATTCCCACAGTGCCTTGGTTGGATATGGTCACGTATACACCAATATATGGACCGCTGGTCGCACATATTTGTGACACGTGGACCTTTTACCTCATTTTAACGTGTCTACCTCAATATATCAAAGAAGTGCTCAAATTTGACATTCAGAGC AATGGTGTCTTCTCGTCGCTGCCCTTCCTCAGTATGATGGTGGGAATAGCTCTCTCAGGACTTCTAGCTGACCAAATCAGGACGAGGAAACTACTTTCTATCACAAAAATAAGGAAACTTCTACAAACTGTCT CATTCCTAGGCGTTGCTACATGTATATCCGTCCCTGGTTTCCTTACCTGCGAGGAAAGGTATCTTGTGATAGTACTCCTGTGTCTGTGTACGTTCTTCGGAGGTATTGGAGTAGCAAGTGGATACACCTGTACATACGTCGATATGTCGCCCAG GTTTTCACCAATTTTATTCGGGATCTCCAACACAGTTGCATCCATTCCTGGTATATTTGCTCCATTGGTAGTTGCAGAAGTCACAAAGAAT cAAAGCAGTGAGGAGTGGCGTATTGTCCTGTTGACTGCTGCTGGTGTTTCTGTATTCGGGACAATCGTGTATGACCTCTTGGCTTCCAGTGAACTCGCTCCATGGTCGGATAGAATGGAGTTTGAAATCGAAATTAGTTTGGACAAAGACCAAAAGTCTGAATTATGA
- the LOC128230162 gene encoding uncharacterized transporter slc-17.2-like isoform X5 — translation MAEGALETEKGLLNETKKKPKKAACLSKRWTIAYMGMWFGVLGYGLNTNMSVAIVCMASTTHNTSSSDVTSPLSEGNATDLSFLKNGTYDIGHAEKHNETQLKDNIDDHDSITYIDDDNQITEKGNERNTVNVDILQCAEIGSESYKQNAEFSWDKRTQSFILSGFFYGYIFVQIVGGWAAGRFGGKLMIGAFMGLGSLVTLLIPSLARTSPYALVAARVVIGMSAGLALPGWFKLTAVWARENERTRFISIVWFGQILGAILGYTSSGLLCVYGFDNGWGSIFYIYGAFGVLFVACWWFIVQETPSSDLKNNETEIQLLKKTLDESVNRTPAKTVIPTVPWLDMVTYTPIYGPLVAHICDTWTFYLILTCLPQYIKEVLKFDIQSNGVFSSLPFLSMMVGIALSGLLADQIRTRKLLSITKIRKLLQTVSFLGVATCISVPGFLTCEERYLVIVLLCLCTFFGGIGVASGYTCTYVDMSPRFSPILFGISNTVASIPAKQ, via the exons ATGGCGGAAGGTGCCCTAGAAACCGAAAAGGGGTTGTTAAATG AAACCAAAAAGAAACCAAAGAAAGCCGCGTGTCTTTCAAAGAGATGGACAATTGCGTACATGGGGATGTGGTTTGGTGTCCTGGGATACGGGCTCAACACTAACATGAGTGTGGCCATTGTGTGCATGGCCAGCACTACCCACAATACGTCCTCCAGTGATGTTACATCGCCGCTCAGTGAAGGGAATGCAACTGATCTTTCTTTTCTCAAAAATGGCACATATGACATAGGGCACGCagaaaaacacaatgaaacTCAACTTAAGGATAACATTGATGATCATGACTCTATCACATATATTGACGATGATAACCAAATAACCGAAAAAGGGAATGAAAGAAACACTGTCAATGTTGACATATTGCAATGCGCTGAGATCGGATCAGAATCTTATAAACAG AATGCGGAATTCTCATGGGACAAAAGAACACAATCGTTTATACTATCAGGATTTTTCTACGGTTACATCTTTGTCCAGATCGTCGGCGGATGGGCAGCGGGGCGGTTCGGTGGAAAGTTGATGATTGGCGCGTTTATGGGGTTGGGCTCTCTCGTCACATTACTCATCCCATCCCTTGCGAGGACCAGCCCGTACGCCTTGGTTGCTGCAAGGGTCGTAATTGGAATGAGTGCG GGTCTAGCGCTACCGGGTTGGTTCAAATTGACGGCTGTCTGGGCGCGTGAGAATGAAAGAACGAGATTCATCTCGATAGTATGGTTCG GTCAGATTCTTGGTGCAATTCTCGGTTACACATCATCGGGTCTTCTCTGTGTGTATGGATTCGACAACGGATGGGGGTCTATATTCTATATATACG GTGCGTTCGGTGTACTTTTTGTTGCTTGTTGGTGGTTTATCGTGCAAGAAACTCCAAGCAGTGACCTGAAGAACAATGAAACAGAAATACAGCTTTTGAAAAAGACTTTAGATGAATCCGTCAACAGAACCCCAGCTAAAACAGTG ATTCCCACAGTGCCTTGGTTGGATATGGTCACGTATACACCAATATATGGACCGCTGGTCGCACATATTTGTGACACGTGGACCTTTTACCTCATTTTAACGTGTCTACCTCAATATATCAAAGAAGTGCTCAAATTTGACATTCAGAGC AATGGTGTCTTCTCGTCGCTGCCCTTCCTCAGTATGATGGTGGGAATAGCTCTCTCAGGACTTCTAGCTGACCAAATCAGGACGAGGAAACTACTTTCTATCACAAAAATAAGGAAACTTCTACAAACTGTCT CATTCCTAGGCGTTGCTACATGTATATCCGTCCCTGGTTTCCTTACCTGCGAGGAAAGGTATCTTGTGATAGTACTCCTGTGTCTGTGTACGTTCTTCGGAGGTATTGGAGTAGCAAGTGGATACACCTGTACATACGTCGATATGTCGCCCAG GTTTTCACCAATTTTATTCGGGATCTCCAACACAGTTGCATCCATTCCTG cAAAGCAGTGA
- the LOC128230162 gene encoding uncharacterized transporter slc-17.2-like isoform X3 encodes MGMWFGVLGYGLNTNMSVAIVCMASTTHNTSSSDVTSPLSEGNATDLSFLKNGTYDIGHAEKHNETQLKDNIDDHDSITYIDDDNQITEKGNERNTVNVDILQCAEIGSESYKQNAEFSWDKRTQSFILSGFFYGYIFVQIVGGWAAGRFGGKLMIGAFMGLGSLVTLLIPSLARTSPYALVAARVVIGMSAGLALPGWFKLTAVWARENERTRFISIVWFGQILGAILGYTSSGLLCVYGFDNGWGSIFYIYGAFGVLFVACWWFIVQETPSSDLKNNETEIQLLKKTLDESVNRTPAKTVIPTVPWLDMVTYTPIYGPLVAHICDTWTFYLILTCLPQYIKEVLKFDIQSNGVFSSLPFLSMMVGIALSGLLADQIRTRKLLSITKIRKLLQTVSFLGVATCISVPGFLTCEERYLVIVLLCLCTFFGGIGVASGYTCTYVDMSPRFSPILFGISNTVASIPGIFAPLVVAEVTKNQSSEEWRIVLLTAAGVSVFGTIVYDLLASSELAPWSDRMEFEIEISLDKDQKSEL; translated from the exons ATGGGGATGTGGTTTGGTGTCCTGGGATACGGGCTCAACACTAACATGAGTGTGGCCATTGTGTGCATGGCCAGCACTACCCACAATACGTCCTCCAGTGATGTTACATCGCCGCTCAGTGAAGGGAATGCAACTGATCTTTCTTTTCTCAAAAATGGCACATATGACATAGGGCACGCagaaaaacacaatgaaacTCAACTTAAGGATAACATTGATGATCATGACTCTATCACATATATTGACGATGATAACCAAATAACCGAAAAAGGGAATGAAAGAAACACTGTCAATGTTGACATATTGCAATGCGCTGAGATCGGATCAGAATCTTATAAACAG AATGCGGAATTCTCATGGGACAAAAGAACACAATCGTTTATACTATCAGGATTTTTCTACGGTTACATCTTTGTCCAGATCGTCGGCGGATGGGCAGCGGGGCGGTTCGGTGGAAAGTTGATGATTGGCGCGTTTATGGGGTTGGGCTCTCTCGTCACATTACTCATCCCATCCCTTGCGAGGACCAGCCCGTACGCCTTGGTTGCTGCAAGGGTCGTAATTGGAATGAGTGCG GGTCTAGCGCTACCGGGTTGGTTCAAATTGACGGCTGTCTGGGCGCGTGAGAATGAAAGAACGAGATTCATCTCGATAGTATGGTTCG GTCAGATTCTTGGTGCAATTCTCGGTTACACATCATCGGGTCTTCTCTGTGTGTATGGATTCGACAACGGATGGGGGTCTATATTCTATATATACG GTGCGTTCGGTGTACTTTTTGTTGCTTGTTGGTGGTTTATCGTGCAAGAAACTCCAAGCAGTGACCTGAAGAACAATGAAACAGAAATACAGCTTTTGAAAAAGACTTTAGATGAATCCGTCAACAGAACCCCAGCTAAAACAGTG ATTCCCACAGTGCCTTGGTTGGATATGGTCACGTATACACCAATATATGGACCGCTGGTCGCACATATTTGTGACACGTGGACCTTTTACCTCATTTTAACGTGTCTACCTCAATATATCAAAGAAGTGCTCAAATTTGACATTCAGAGC AATGGTGTCTTCTCGTCGCTGCCCTTCCTCAGTATGATGGTGGGAATAGCTCTCTCAGGACTTCTAGCTGACCAAATCAGGACGAGGAAACTACTTTCTATCACAAAAATAAGGAAACTTCTACAAACTGTCT CATTCCTAGGCGTTGCTACATGTATATCCGTCCCTGGTTTCCTTACCTGCGAGGAAAGGTATCTTGTGATAGTACTCCTGTGTCTGTGTACGTTCTTCGGAGGTATTGGAGTAGCAAGTGGATACACCTGTACATACGTCGATATGTCGCCCAG GTTTTCACCAATTTTATTCGGGATCTCCAACACAGTTGCATCCATTCCTGGTATATTTGCTCCATTGGTAGTTGCAGAAGTCACAAAGAAT cAAAGCAGTGAGGAGTGGCGTATTGTCCTGTTGACTGCTGCTGGTGTTTCTGTATTCGGGACAATCGTGTATGACCTCTTGGCTTCCAGTGAACTCGCTCCATGGTCGGATAGAATGGAGTTTGAAATCGAAATTAGTTTGGACAAAGACCAAAAGTCTGAATTATGA